TAGTCGCCGCGATGCAGCGGCTCTTCCATCCAGTAGACGCGCTGCTTTTCGAGTTCGCGCGCGACGCCGAGCGCTTCGTCGAAGGTCCACGGCGCGGCCGTGTCCCAAGGCATGCGCCAGCCCTGATTGCAGTCGACCATCAGTTCGAGTCGGTCACCGACGGCTTCGCGTACGGCGGCGAGCACGGCGAAATCGTCTTTCAGCTGCGGACGTCCGAAGCGGATCTTGAGCGCTGGAAAGCCACGTTCGGCGACATGCAGTGCCATGCGCGCCATCTCGTCGGGCCGGCGATGCACGCCGCTCGACGCATACGCGCGAATCCTGTGACTGCGCCCGCCCGCCATCCGCCAGCACGCCTTGCCGCGGATTTTCCCTGCGAGATCCCACAGCGCGATATCGAGCGGCCACGGACGGCCGGCGTGAAAGCCGATGTTGTCGAGCACGGCACTGTGGCGCGCGAGATCGAGCGGATCGGCGCCGATGAACAGATGCTGGTAATCCGCGAAGCCGTACATCGCGTCGCCGGAGCCGAAGCCGACGCGGCCGGCGTCGTCGTGCACGCGCACGATCGTCGCGGGAAATTTGCGGCGCGGCTGGCTATCCCAGGAGGCGGGGAAGGGCGGATCGAGCACCAGCTGGTGGTGCGTAATCTCGATCCGGGTAATCCGGGCCGCGTGTGCACTGTGTGCAGTCTGATTCACGACCTGGCTTGCTTCACGATCCATCAGGCGTCTCCTCCTGTTGACCGGCGTCGGCGTTTTTTTGCCTTTGCCTGGGTCCCATGCCGATGCTTTCGCCGATTGATTGATGCGGTGCCGCATTCAATCCGCAGACGATGCATCCCGGATGGGATAAGAATGACGCAATGCTATGAAGCTGCAGCAGGCAACTCAATCGCTTCAATAAAAGTAAATGACTGCATCCAATTCTGGGATATGCAGTGCGTATCATCCGAATGACACAACTCAAC
This genomic interval from Paraburkholderia sabiae contains the following:
- a CDS encoding mandelate racemase/muconate lactonizing enzyme family protein, with the protein product MDREASQVVNQTAHSAHAARITRIEITHHQLVLDPPFPASWDSQPRRKFPATIVRVHDDAGRVGFGSGDAMYGFADYQHLFIGADPLDLARHSAVLDNIGFHAGRPWPLDIALWDLAGKIRGKACWRMAGGRSHRIRAYASSGVHRRPDEMARMALHVAERGFPALKIRFGRPQLKDDFAVLAAVREAVGDRLELMVDCNQGWRMPWDTAAPWTFDEALGVARELEKQRVYWMEEPLHRGDYDGMARLRQAVAPELRIAGGEMTRERYEFDQLLAHECLDVYQPDVACSLGMEGLRKLAQAVEARGKVFTPHTWGNGIGVAANLHLTAGAASAPFIEFPYDPPEWSIERRDFMLKNPIDIDSEGWITLSDAPGLGLSIDEDILAATLSSSSTYG